CCAGGGACGGGCGGCGTGGAAACGGTCCAGGGCGCGCAGGACCCGGCGTGGCGGGGACGTCATGTCCCCAGTTCAGCAGACGGGTTCAGTCGCCCGACATGGGCACTCGTCAGGTACCGGCTCGCAGGGGCGCCGACCGTGCGCCCGGCGTGAGCCGGTACCTTGCTGGGGAAGGCCACTGCGGGGAGAAGCACATGACCGATCCGACGACCACAGACGAAGGCGCCCTTCGTCCGCTCCCGAAGAACGGGAAGCCCTCGGGCGGACCCGGCCGGCTCCTGGGCGCCGTCATGGGCGATCTCAGGGCCGTGGACGGCGCCCTGTACGCGGCGGTGGCCGCCACTCCCACGCCCACGCTCGACCGGACGCTGCGCCATCTGTCGCACGCGGCCGACCACTCCAAGATCTCGTTCGGCATCGCCGCGGCCCTGGCGCTCGGCGGGAAGCGGCCGCGCAAGGCCGCGCTCGCCGGCGTCGGGGCGATCGCCGTGGCCTCGGCCTCCGCCAATCTGCTCGGCAAGCGCCTGGTGCGCCGGGCCCGGCCGGACCGGGAGGCGGCCCGGGTGACGGTGGACCGGCACGTTCCGATGCCGACGTCGGCCTCGTTCCCGTCCGGGCACACGGCGTCGGCGGTCGCGTTCGCCACCGCCGTCAGTGTGGTGCTGCCCCCGGCGGCAGTACCCCTCGGGGCCCTGGCGGGCGCCGTCGGCTACTCGCGCATCCACACGGGGGTGCACTACCCGGGCGACGTGGCCGCGGGCGCGGTCCTCGGCATCGCGAGCGCCGCCGCCGCACTGGCCGTGGCGGCGGCACCGCACACGGCCACGCCGCGGGAGTGGACGCGGCTGTTGCGCCGCGCCGTATGACGTGACGGGGGCGGAGGCCTTCGGCGGGCAGCGGGAGGTGCCCAGGGGCGCATGCCTGGGGCGGACAGCGGAGGTGTCCGGGGGCGGTGCCCAGGCGGCTCGATGGTCGCCGGATCGGTCGCTCCGGAGCTCAGCGCCGGTTCACCGTCGGTAAGACCCGGACGTACGGTACGCCGGGCGCCACCCGGAAAGTACGGTGCGCCAGGCCACCCCGAACCGAACGGTGCACCACGCCACCCCCGTACGGTGCGGGCCCCTGGAAGCACTCGGGGTGCCGGCGTCCCTCTCGCTTACGACCCGCGGCGCGGGGAACTCTCCGTACTGTCCCGCCCTCCTCCGCTCGTGCGGGAGGCGATCATGGTCGAGCCGCCCAGCCCGGTGCCCCCGCACCCGGCGCCCTCCCCGCCGGCCCCGGGCCGCCCCGACCCGGAGCCCGGTCCACCCCCGCCGCATCCGCCGCCCGAGCCTCCGCGTCCCGCGCCTCGGCCCAATCCCGTGCCCCGGCCTGCCCCTCCCCGGCGCGCGCCGGACGCCGTGGGGCTACCCGATCGGCACCAGGGCGACGGCAGCGCGCATGGTGCAGGACGGCGTGCACCACCGTCCCCAGCCGCAGCCCGAACCGGCCGCCGGGCACATGGCGCGGCAACACCACAGGCCCGCCCGCTCCGACGCGGCCACGAGCGCGGCCGAGGGTGAGCCGAGGACCAGCTCGATGTCGGTGTGGACCTGCGGGAACTCGGCGACGGGACGGGCGGCCTGGTTGAGGAGCCGGGCATGCAGCCGCTGTTCCTGGTCGACCTGGCTCACCTGGGGCACCACCACGCCGACGGCGGCGAGCGGTGTCCAGGCGTTGCAGGAGCCGGGCGGGAACCCGGCGCAGGTCCGCCTCGGCGAGGGCGAACCGTACGGCGGGCTCGTCGCGTTCGTCGCGCACCCGACCACGATGCCGCCGCTCGCCGCCCGCTCCGTGTGCCCCCGGACGACGGCCACCGGGCGGTCGGCGTGCGCGGCCACCTTCAGGCTCACCGAGCCGAGCAGCGGCCCGGTGAAGCCGCCCCGTCCGCGCGTGCCGACCACCACCAGGTCGGTGTCCTGGGACGCGTCGAGAAGAGCCTCGGCGGGATGGTCCCGGGCGAGGACGGTGTCCACGCGCAGGCCGGGGTGGGAGGTCGTGGTACGGGCTCGCGCGTGCTCCAGGAGGCCCGCGGCCGCCTCGCGCAGCCGCCGGCCGGTCTCCTCGTCCTCCTCGGTGCCGGGGCCGACGGCATGCAGGACGCGCAGCGCGGCACCCCGCAGCCGGGCCTCGGTGGCCGCCCAGTCCGCGGCCAGCCAGGTGTGCGGTGTGTCGTCGATACCGACGAGGACCGTGCCATGACGTCCGTGGCTCACCTTCACGCCCGGCCTCCTTCACGTCCCTTGCGCAGGAACCGCCGCAGCCGCGCCGGCGGCCAGGTGTTGATCACGTCGTCCTTGCTGAGCCAGCCGCGCTGGGCGGTGCCGACGCCGTAGCGCAGGTTGGCCAGGTGCAGCGTGGCGTGGGCGTCGCTGTCGACGGCGAACCGCACCCCGTGCCGTCTGGCCCGCAGGATGTCCTCGTCGCGCAGATCGAGCCGGTCGGGGTGGGCGTTGATCTCCAGGGCCGTCCCGGTGCGCGCGCAGGCGGCGAAGACGGCGTCGAGGTCGGCGTCCAGTCCCGGCCGCTTGCCGATGATGCGGGTGGTGGGATGGCCGATGATGTTCACATACGGGTTCTCGCAGGCCCGCACCAGGCGCCGGGTGAGCGCCTCGCGCCCCTGGTTGAAGTGAGAGTGCACCGACGCCACGCACAGGTCGAACCCGGCCAGGAACTCCCCGGCCCAGTCCACCTCGCCGTCGGGGCCGATGTTCAGCTCCACGCCGTGCAGCAGCCGCATGCCGCCACCTCTGCCCCGGCGGCCGTACACGCCGTCGAGCTGCCGTACGGTCGCGCGCTGTGCCAGCATCCGCTCGTCGGTCATGCGCTGCATGTACAGGTTGGGCCCGTGGTCGGTGACGGCGTAGTAGGCGTAGCCGCGCTCGGCGGCCGCTGCGACCATCTCCTCCAGCGGGGCGAGCCCGTCGGTGAGGTCGGTGTGGGTGTGCAGGTCGCCCCGGATGTCCGTCTCCCGCACGAGGTCGGGCAGTTCGCCGCGCAGCCCCGCCTCGATCTCGCCGCGGTCCTCACGCAGGGGCGGCGGGATCCAGGGCAGGCCGAGCCGGGCGTACACCTCCTCCTCGGTCTCGGAGACGATCTTCTTGCCGGTCTCGGTGTCGAACAGGCCGTACTCGGAGAGCTTGAGCTTCTGGTGGACGGCCAGTTCGCGGGTGCGGATGTTGTGCGCCTTGGAGCCGGTGAAGTACTGCAGCGCCGCTCCCCAGGAGTCCAGGGGGACGACGCGCAGGTCGACCGAGAGGCCCTTGGTGGTGCGGATGGACGTCTTCTTCTCGCCGCGCGCGACGACCTCGGAGACGTACGGCAGCTCCGTGAAGGCCCGCATGAGGGCGGCCGGGTGCGCGCCCGCGGCGAGGACGTCGATGTCGCCGACGGTCTCGCGCAGACGGCGCAGCGAGCCGGCGTAGGTGCAGCGCCGGCAGCCGGTGACCCGGGACAGCTCGGCGACGATGTCCTCGGCCAGGTCCGCGGCGGCGTCGAGCAGGACGCGGTCGCCGGAGGACTTCAGCAGTTCGATGCCGTGCAGGATGTTCTGCTCCGTCTTCGGCCCGAAGCCCTTCAGGTCGCGCAGCCGCTCGGCGTGGAGGGCGTCGGCGAGTTCCTCGACCGAGGAGATGCCCAGCTCCTCATAGAGGACGCTGGCCTTCTTCGGGCCGAGCGTGGGGATGGCCGTCAGCCGCCGGACTCCGGCCGGGATCTTCGCGCGCAGCTCCTCCACCGCGGTGACGCTGCCGTCGCGGAAGTACTCGACGATCTTCTCGGCGATGGACTTGCCGACGTTGGGGATCTCCTGGAGGCCCTTGAGGTCGAGGGTGGACACGTCGGCGTGGTAGCCGCCGATCGAGCGGGCGGCCTTCTCGTAGACACGTGCCCTGTACGCGTCTCCTCCGGTGATCGAGATGAGGTCCGCGTACTCCTGGAAGAGCGCGGCGACCTCGTCGTTCGACCGAGCCACACCCTCAGGGTAGGCAGGGATCGGGCCCGCACGCCTGCGCTCGCGGCGCGGTACGGGCCCGGCCGTGCGGGTACCCGGGGAGGCGCACGACCACCTGGGGAGATGACTCGGATGCTGATTCTCGGACTGCTCCTCCTGGCCGCCTCGGCCGCCTTCATCGTGCTGCTGATCGCCGGCAACCTGTCCGGCGGACCCGAGTACACCGTGTCGGTGCTGGGCAACGACATCGCCACCCTGAACGCGCTGGCGATCTTCTGCTCGGGCCTGGCGCTCGCGCTGGCGTTCTGTCTCGGCCTGGCCCTGATGAGGACCGGCGCGGCACGCCGCCGCCCCCGCCACCGCACGCCCCGGCGGCGCGACCGCGAGGACACCGTCACCGTGGACGACATGAGGGGCCCTGACGGCCGAGCCTGAAGGGGCCCGGGGCAGATGTGGCTCTACCGGGTGGGCGCGGCCGGCCACAGCCCGTCCGCAGCCACCGCATCACGGACCCCCGCACGAACGACCGCGCGTCACGCCCCCAGGCACCGTGCCGTACGTCGACCCCGGTCAGCGCCAGCGCCAACGGCCCCGGCGCCAGAAAGGCCAACGGCACCAGCATCCAGGCGCACAGCGCGGCCGTCGCCACGGCGAGCAGGACCAGTGCGCTGCCGCCCACGTCCGCCGCCGCGTCCCGGGCGGCCCCGCGCACCGCCGCGCGCCAGTCGGTGAGCGACTCGGGGCGGGCGCAGGCCCGCAGGCCGACCACCGCAGCGCAGGCGCCGATGGCGGCGGCGGCCACCGCGAACAGCGGCGCTCCGGGCAGCCCGGCCCCGGCCAGGGCCAAGTCGGCCGCGAGCAGCAGCAGACCCGCCAGGGCGACGGTCCCCGCCAGCAGGTCGCCGGCCCGCAGCCGTTGCCGCAGCAGGACGACGTACCGCCCGGCCGTGACGGGTCGGTCCTGTCCTGCGCCGCGCAGTACGGCGCACGCCGTCGACAGCGCGGCCGGTGCGGTCACCAGCGGCAGGCAGGCCACCGACGTGGCGAGGCCGACGCTCAGCACGTCCGCGAACAGTGTCATGCGCGGCCCGAACACCTCACCGGCCTCACGCGTCCGCATACCGCTCACCCCTTCAGTCCGGAGCTGGCCATGCCCTCCACCAGGAAGCGCTGGAAGGCGAGGAAGAACAGCACGATCGGC
The genomic region above belongs to Streptomyces coeruleorubidus and contains:
- a CDS encoding phosphatase PAP2 family protein; translated protein: MTDPTTTDEGALRPLPKNGKPSGGPGRLLGAVMGDLRAVDGALYAAVAATPTPTLDRTLRHLSHAADHSKISFGIAAALALGGKRPRKAALAGVGAIAVASASANLLGKRLVRRARPDREAARVTVDRHVPMPTSASFPSGHTASAVAFATAVSVVLPPAAVPLGALAGAVGYSRIHTGVHYPGDVAAGAVLGIASAAAALAVAAAPHTATPREWTRLLRRAV
- a CDS encoding universal stress protein, which translates into the protein MKVSHGRHGTVLVGIDDTPHTWLAADWAATEARLRGAALRVLHAVGPGTEEDEETGRRLREAAAGLLEHARARTTTSHPGLRVDTVLARDHPAEALLDASQDTDLVVVGTRGRGGFTGPLLGSVSLKVAAHADRPVAVVRGHTERAASGGIVVGCATNATSPPYGSPSPRRTCAGFPPGSCNAWTPLAAVGVVVPQVSQVDQEQRLHARLLNQAARPVAEFPQVHTDIELVLGSPSAALVAASERAGLWCCRAMCPAAGSGCGWGRWCTPSCTMRAAVALVPIG
- the polX gene encoding DNA polymerase/3'-5' exonuclease PolX, whose amino-acid sequence is MARSNDEVAALFQEYADLISITGGDAYRARVYEKAARSIGGYHADVSTLDLKGLQEIPNVGKSIAEKIVEYFRDGSVTAVEELRAKIPAGVRRLTAIPTLGPKKASVLYEELGISSVEELADALHAERLRDLKGFGPKTEQNILHGIELLKSSGDRVLLDAAADLAEDIVAELSRVTGCRRCTYAGSLRRLRETVGDIDVLAAGAHPAALMRAFTELPYVSEVVARGEKKTSIRTTKGLSVDLRVVPLDSWGAALQYFTGSKAHNIRTRELAVHQKLKLSEYGLFDTETGKKIVSETEEEVYARLGLPWIPPPLREDRGEIEAGLRGELPDLVRETDIRGDLHTHTDLTDGLAPLEEMVAAAAERGYAYYAVTDHGPNLYMQRMTDERMLAQRATVRQLDGVYGRRGRGGGMRLLHGVELNIGPDGEVDWAGEFLAGFDLCVASVHSHFNQGREALTRRLVRACENPYVNIIGHPTTRIIGKRPGLDADLDAVFAACARTGTALEINAHPDRLDLRDEDILRARRHGVRFAVDSDAHATLHLANLRYGVGTAQRGWLSKDDVINTWPPARLRRFLRKGREGGRA